The DNA segment CACCAGCGCTTGTTCGATTCCGCCCGTGGATGCGGTCGACAACCGCGCCAACAGCCCGGTATCGAGGCCCAGCGCAATCGCCGCAACACCCGCCAGCATCGCCGCTCCCAACCCACGACGGATCCACTCCCCCGTACCGATCGAGCGCTTCATCAACGCAAAGACCTTACCGCCAAGCAGCAGCGCCGCCGCCAGTGAAGTCGCGGCGCCCGCCGCGTAGGCGAGCAACAACAGCGTGGTGGCGATGCTTGCCCCTTGCAGCGCGGCACCGGTCAGAATCAAGCCGAGAATAGGCCCGGCGCACGGCGCCCAGAGCAGCCCCGTGGCAACGCCGATCAGAAACGAGGCGCCGGGACGCGGACGATTGTCCTGGCCCACGGCTTCGGACAGCCGACTGCCGGCCGACACCAGCGGTCGCGTCAGGCGCTCGGCGAGACGCGGCAACAGCAGCGTCAGTCCGAACAGTGCTACGAACAGCAACGCGAGCCAGCGCCCGTACTGATTGACTTGCACCACCCAACCGCCGCCCACCGCCGCCAGCGTGGCGACGAGGGCGAAGGTCAGCGCCATCCCGGCCAATAGCGGCAAGCCACTCTTGATAAACGGCTGCCCGGTGCGAGCGAAGACAAAAGGCAGAACAGGCAGGATGCACGGACTGACGATCGTCAGCACACCGCCCAGATAAGCGAGAACCAAGAGCCACATGGTGTCGTCCTGTAGAAAGTGAAGATCGAAAAAGGGCCATGGCTCATGCCGCCACGGGTTTGAACGTCATCGCCAGGCCGTTCATGCAATAGCGCAGGCCGGTGGGTTTCGGACCGTCATCGAAGACATGCCCCAGGTGCCCGCCGCAGCGCCGACAGTGCACTTCATTGCGCGACATGCCGAAAGAGCGGTCCTGACGCGTGGCCACCGCGTGCTCCAGCGGTGCCCAGAAACTCGGCCAGCCAGTGCGGCTGTCGAACTTGGTCGCCGATGAAAACAGCGCCAGGTCACAGCCCGCGCAGTCGAATGTGCCGTTGCGATGTTCGTTGTTGAGGGGGCTGGTGTAGGCCCGCTCGGTGCCTTCTTCACGCAGGATGGCGTACTGCTCATCCGAGAGCAGCGAGTGCCATTCACTGTCGCTGTGGCTCACCTCGAAAACCTCATCGGCATGGGCTTGCTCGATCAGTGCGGTGCCCGAGGAAAATTTTGGCAATACACCCGCCACCAGGGCTGCAACCCCCAGCCCGCCGCTCGCTACGAGAATCTGTCGCCGTGAAAACATGGCCGTCTCCAAAAATTCCAGGTGCCTGTCATGGAACACAGCCTAGGCTTGGGTTGATCGCCAAATCCTCACGGGAAGTTAACGAATTCGTGATAACTCGCCCCGAGGAAAACCCGCACAATGCGCTCACTGCGCCGAAGGATTGAGCTTGATGGAACCGACCAGACGCATCCTCGTGGTCGAGGATGACCAACACATCGCCGATTTGATTTGCCTGCATTTGCGCGATGACCATTACGACGTCGTGCACTGCGCCGACGGCGACGAAGGCATGCGCCTGTTGCAACAGGGGCAATGGGATGCGCTGATCCTCGACCTGATGTTGCCGGGGGTCGACGGCCTGGAAATCTGCCGCCGCGCCCGGGCGATGGCGCGCTATACGCCGATCATCATCACCAGCGCACGCTCCAGCGAATTGCACCGCATCCTCGGTCTGGAACTGGGTGCCGACGACTACCTCGCCAAACCGTTTTCAATGCTGGAACTGGTGGCCCGGGTCAAAGCCTTGCTGCGCCGGGTCGACGCCATGGCGCGCAACCTGAAAATGGACGCCGGCAGCCTCAATCTCGATGGTCTGAGCATCGACCCGATCACCCGCGATGTCACCCTCAATGGCGCGCGCCTGGACCTCACCCCCCGCGAGTTCGATCTGCTGTATTTCTTCGCCCGCCAACCGGGCAAGGTGTTCTCGCGCATGGACCTGCTCAATGCGGTGTGGGGTTACAGCCACGAAGGCTACGAGCACACGGTCAATACGCACATCAATCGCTTGCGGGCGAAAATCGAAAGCGATCCGGCGCAACCGACACGCATCCTCACCGTGTGGGGCCGTGGCTATAAATTCGGCACGGAACAACCATGAAACTGAACCTGTCGCAGCGCCTGTCCGTCGTATTCGCCGTGTTGCTGCTGGTGTGCTGCGGCACCTCGGCATGGCTGCAGGTGCGCTCCAGCAAGATGCACGAGCTGGAAGTGGTGCAAGGCCTGTCGCGGGACCTGGCCCAGCACATTGCCCATGACACGGTGCTGATGGACAGTAATGGCTTGATGCCCGGCGCCGTGCGCGAACTGTTCAGCCAGTTGATGCTGGTCAACCCGAGTGTCGAGGTGTACCTGCTCGACACGGAGGGGCGGATCGTCGGCAATGCCGCACCCGAGGGTCGGATGCGAAGGGAAAAAGTCGACCTCGTACCGATCAAGCGCCTGCTCGACGATCAACCGCTGCCGATCCTCGGCGATGACCCGCGCAGCGTCGATGGCCGCAAGGTGTTCAGTGCCGCGCCACTGAAGGTCAATGGCAAGCCTGCGGGCTATCTGTACGTGGTGTTGCTCAGTGAAGAACATGATCGTTTCGCCGAACGCGGCGCGACCAGTGCTGCGCTCAATACCGCGTTGCTATCAATCGGGCTGGTGGCGCTGTTGTGCCTGATTGCCGGCCTCACGGCATTCAACCTGATTACCCGGCCATTGCGCCGGTTGACTGAAACTGTCAGCCGCTTCGACATCGACGGTACGCCGCAATCTGCGCCCGTCATGCCAGCCGCTGTGGATAAAACCGCTGACCCGGATGAAATCGCTGTGCTCGACGCTGCCTTCCGGCAAATGCAAAACCGCTTAGGGGAACAGTGGCGCTCGTTGACCCGCCAGGATCAGGAGCGCCGTGAACTGGTGGCGAACATCTCCCACGACCTGCGCACACCGCTGGCCTCGCTGCACGGCTATCTGGAAACCCTGTCACTCAAGGACGCCACGCTCTCTGCCGAGGAGCGGCGCCGCTATCTGGGCATCGCGCTGGATCAGAGCCGCAAGGTCGGCGGGTTGGCGCAATCGTTGCTGGAGCTGGTGCGTCTGGAACACGGCTTTGTGCAACCGGTGCTGGAACGCTTCTCCCTGATCGATCTGCTGCAGGACATCTTCCAGAAATTCGAACTGGCCGCCGAAGCCCGCCACGTCGAACTCAAGGCCAGCTTCGGGCCAAACCTGCCGACGGTCTGCGCCGACCTTGGCTTGATCGAACGGGTGCTGACCAACCTGGTGGACAACGCCTTGCGCCATACACCGCCGGGCGGCGAAATCGAGCTGGATCTGAAACCCCAGGGCGTACTGGTCGAAGTCACGGTTAGCGACACCGGCCCCGGCATCGCACCCGAGTTGCGCGAAGGTCTGTTCCTGCGTCCGTTCAATATTGGTGGTGCGCGACGCGACGGAGGACTGGGGCTGCGCATCGTCCACCGCATCCTGCAACTGCACGGGCGAGACATTCAGTTGGTCGATGTCGCCGGGCGGGGCGCAACTTTCCGCTTCACGCTGCCGACCGATCAGCAAACCGCTGAACAGTGGATGGTGCGCTCGATGAACCTGAATACGCCGGACAAATAATCCGCACCACCGGACTGTTGTTCCGTGACAACGCCGCCCCGCTCCCCTAAATTAACCGGCCTGAAAAAGACCCCGTGCTTTCTCGTCTCAACTCAAGTTAAAAAAGTAGTGAAATTTCAATGTCCGATTTCAACACCGCTGAATCCGTAGTCACCGAATCGTCAAAAGCGGAATACGAAAACTCCATCAATCTTTCACAACACCTTCCACAAGCCAAGATCATCAGCGAGATGGTGCTGGATGCTTTCCAGTCGACCCGCGAAAGCGACCAGATCCGCGAGCTGCGCGCCGCGATCCGTCAGGCGCACGACAGCTTCGATGACGACAAGGCCTACGAGCTGATGGGCGAACTCAAGCGCCTCAAGGACGCCGAGGCCGCCGACATCGCCGCCCTCGAAGACCTGAGCAGCAAGTTCTCGATCGGCCGCATCCTGTCCTGCTTCAAGGACGATCCGGCATTCCAGGAAATCGTCTACGGCCTCGCGCTCAAAGTGCTGAACCAGACCCATCAGGCGATCAGCAACCCGAGCGGCGGCAAGAGCAAAGCCGCCCGCGCCAAGAAAGAAGTCGAAATCTTCACCATCAGCAAGGACGGCAGCAGCGTGACCCTGCCGCTGCGCACGCCGCGCTCGCGTATGAACGTTGACCGTGAAGCGCTGGAGTTCCTCGGTTTCACCTTCGTCGGTGAAGGCGAAGAAGCCGAGTTGGAGGGCGAGACCTTCGTCGACAACGCCGGCACCGAACACGCGATCAACCGCAAGAACATCATCACCGCCCTGCAACAGCAGACCGCGTTCGATGGCTACAGCATCGCTGCGCAGTAAACCCGTCGCCGACAAAAAAGCCCCGCTCTGAGATTCAGGCGGGGCTTTTTGTTGGTCGGCGCGGCGGTCAGACTTCCAGCTGCACCGCTGCGATCATGTCGACTTCAACCGCGGCGTTCTTCGGCAACTGGTAGACACCGACCGTAGTGCGCGTATGTCGCCCGGCATCACCGAGCACATGGCTGAAAACGTCCGATGCACCGTTGGCCACCTCACTCAGGTCAACGAAGTCCGGGGTCGACTTCACATACACCGTGACCCGCAACAACGCCCGGATCTTGTCCAGCGAACCGACCGCATCGACGATCAGCGCCAGGCAGCGCATGGCACTGATGCTTGCGGCAGCCTGGGCGTCCTTGAGTGTCAACTCCAACCCCACGCGACCGGGATACAGAATCCTGCCATTGACCCGCGGCACCATGCCGCTGATGTACAACTCATCGCGGTGGCGGATCAGCGGCGCGTAATTGCCGCCGGCGGTGTTCTCGCCGTAGATGTCGTAATTCAGCTCGTGTGCCAGGGCAATGAAACGTTCGTCGCAGGTCATCCTCTCAGTCATTTCGCCCAGCCTTTTGATCGATGCATGAAAAATCGCGGAGTGGAACAGTTGAGCGCCGAGGAAGTGGCATGGCGCTATCATTGAAGACTGGATCCAAATTTAGGTGTTTTGCGGCGATACCGCAACCTGTCGTTCTGGACGAAAAAACCCCGCGACTCTATCGAATCGCGGGGTTTGATGACCTATATCAACGAACTATCTACACAGCGCCCAAGCGCTCAACCATATCAGGGAATTTCTCCACCAAGCGGATCAACAGTGCCGCCTGAGCATTGGGCTTGGACTTCTCCTGCTCCCAATTCCTCAATGTGCTCGGGCTGGTCCTGATTCGCTTTGCAAATACCGCTTGTGACATGTGCAATTTTTCACGCAGTGCAACGATCTCTTGTGCACCAACCTCGGGAACCGGTTTGTCCTCGACGACCGTATTGCGCAGCGTAATTTTACCTTCGCGATGGGCGGCCATCTCTTCAACGCCCTGCATCAATTCCGCAAACAGGTCGCGTTTTTTCATGAGGCACCTCTTTTTCTCAACTCTATCTCAATGGCTTTTTTGAGCGCCTTCTCTTGCTCGGCGGACAGGTTCTCAAGCTCATCTTTGTCATAAATCGCGAACATCCAGAACTGGCGATCATTCATAAGCCAATAGTAGATGACCCGCAAGCCACCTCGTCGGCCTTTGCCACGTCGTGCATCAGACCAACGTACTTTTCGGAAGCCACCAGTCCGCGGTATTACGTCGCCCGCCGCTGGATTGCACTGCAGATAACTCTGCAACTCCCGATACTCATTGTCCGTCAGGTAACGACCAACGCTCGCGGTGAATATTGTGGTTTCAAAAAATACGGTTCGCATGGGCAAACTATAGGCAACTTGCCTATAGACAGACTATCAACAAATTCGACCTTTGATAAACATCCGATCAACAAAAAACCCCGCACATCTCTCGATGTGCGGGGTTTTTTCTTGAAGCCATCCAGCCTTACGGCGCGTACGTCAGCAGCAGCTCGGCCGGCACCTTGAAGTCCAGGGACATCATGACGCTCAGGGCGGTGATGGTGAAGATCGAGAACACAAACAGCTTCCGTGCCCAGACCGTGTCATCCACCGCCTTGTAGCCGGTCCAGGCCATGTACAACCAGTACATGCCCATGGCCGCGGCGACGGCGAGGTAGCTCATGCCGGCGTAACCGCTGAAGGTCAGCATCAAGGTCGCCACGAGGAACGCCAGGATGTAGAGCAGGATGTGCTTCTTGGCCACTTCGATTCCGCGCTTGACGGGCAGCACCGGAATCGATGCGGCCAGGTAGTCGTTGAAACGGAAGATCGCGATGGCGTAGGAATGCGGCATCTGCCACAGGCTGAACATCACCAGCAGGGTCAGTGCGGCCATGTCGAAGCTGTTGGTTACGGCAACGTAACCGATCACTGGCGGCATGGCGCCCGACAGACTGCCCACCAGCGTGCCGTGAACCGACTTGCGCTTGAGGTACAGGCTGTAGAAGCCGACGTAGATGATGAAGCCGATTACCGCGAACAGGGCGGCCAACGGGTTGGCCACCTTGTACAACAAGGCAACGCCGAGAACACCCAGGATGGTCGCGTAGACCAGGGCCAGTTTCAGGGAGATCAAGCCCTGCACCAGCACCCGGTTCTTGGTGCGTTCCATCTTCAGGTCGATGTCGCGGTCGATGCAGTTGTTGAACACGCAACCGGAGGCCACAACCAGGGATGTGCCGATCATGGCGGCCAGGAA comes from the Pseudomonas sp. RSB 5.4 genome and includes:
- the msrB gene encoding peptide-methionine (R)-S-oxide reductase MsrB, yielding MFSRRQILVASGGLGVAALVAGVLPKFSSGTALIEQAHADEVFEVSHSDSEWHSLLSDEQYAILREEGTERAYTSPLNNEHRNGTFDCAGCDLALFSSATKFDSRTGWPSFWAPLEHAVATRQDRSFGMSRNEVHCRRCGGHLGHVFDDGPKPTGLRYCMNGLAMTFKPVAA
- a CDS encoding response regulator transcription factor, with the protein product MEPTRRILVVEDDQHIADLICLHLRDDHYDVVHCADGDEGMRLLQQGQWDALILDLMLPGVDGLEICRRARAMARYTPIIITSARSSELHRILGLELGADDYLAKPFSMLELVARVKALLRRVDAMARNLKMDAGSLNLDGLSIDPITRDVTLNGARLDLTPREFDLLYFFARQPGKVFSRMDLLNAVWGYSHEGYEHTVNTHINRLRAKIESDPAQPTRILTVWGRGYKFGTEQP
- a CDS encoding HAMP domain-containing sensor histidine kinase — its product is MKLNLSQRLSVVFAVLLLVCCGTSAWLQVRSSKMHELEVVQGLSRDLAQHIAHDTVLMDSNGLMPGAVRELFSQLMLVNPSVEVYLLDTEGRIVGNAAPEGRMRREKVDLVPIKRLLDDQPLPILGDDPRSVDGRKVFSAAPLKVNGKPAGYLYVVLLSEEHDRFAERGATSAALNTALLSIGLVALLCLIAGLTAFNLITRPLRRLTETVSRFDIDGTPQSAPVMPAAVDKTADPDEIAVLDAAFRQMQNRLGEQWRSLTRQDQERRELVANISHDLRTPLASLHGYLETLSLKDATLSAEERRRYLGIALDQSRKVGGLAQSLLELVRLEHGFVQPVLERFSLIDLLQDIFQKFELAAEARHVELKASFGPNLPTVCADLGLIERVLTNLVDNALRHTPPGGEIELDLKPQGVLVEVTVSDTGPGIAPELREGLFLRPFNIGGARRDGGLGLRIVHRILQLHGRDIQLVDVAGRGATFRFTLPTDQQTAEQWMVRSMNLNTPDK
- a CDS encoding RidA family protein; protein product: MTERMTCDERFIALAHELNYDIYGENTAGGNYAPLIRHRDELYISGMVPRVNGRILYPGRVGLELTLKDAQAAASISAMRCLALIVDAVGSLDKIRALLRVTVYVKSTPDFVDLSEVANGASDVFSHVLGDAGRHTRTTVGVYQLPKNAAVEVDMIAAVQLEV
- a CDS encoding helix-turn-helix domain-containing protein yields the protein MKKRDLFAELMQGVEEMAAHREGKITLRNTVVEDKPVPEVGAQEIVALREKLHMSQAVFAKRIRTSPSTLRNWEQEKSKPNAQAALLIRLVEKFPDMVERLGAV
- a CDS encoding toxin, which translates into the protein MRTVFFETTIFTASVGRYLTDNEYRELQSYLQCNPAAGDVIPRTGGFRKVRWSDARRGKGRRGGLRVIYYWLMNDRQFWMFAIYDKDELENLSAEQEKALKKAIEIELRKRGAS
- the cyoE gene encoding heme o synthase, which encodes MSLKHFIQITKPGIIFGNVLSVAGGFFLASKGHVDLAVFLAAMIGTSLVVASGCVFNNCIDRDIDLKMERTKNRVLVQGLISLKLALVYATILGVLGVALLYKVANPLAALFAVIGFIIYVGFYSLYLKRKSVHGTLVGSLSGAMPPVIGYVAVTNSFDMAALTLLVMFSLWQMPHSYAIAIFRFNDYLAASIPVLPVKRGIEVAKKHILLYILAFLVATLMLTFSGYAGMSYLAVAAAMGMYWLYMAWTGYKAVDDTVWARKLFVFSIFTITALSVMMSLDFKVPAELLLTYAP